The Deltaproteobacteria bacterium genomic sequence AGATGATTAATTTCGAAGCGCAGCGCCAAGCCATGGGCTGTGACGCGGATGAAGCATGCATGGCGGAAATTGCGGGCGCTTTGGGTATGGACGAAATCATCACAGGCCGATTAACCGAAGAGTCCGATGGACGCAGCTTTCTAATTCGCCGCATCAATCAGCGGCGAGCCGAGGTGGTGGGCACCGTAAACAAGCGTTTGGCTATTGGTAATGGTGAAGAGTTTCTTTTGGCGGTGGGTCCAGCGGTTGAGGAACTTTATCCCAACCGGCCCAATCGGCCGGGCACCAAACGCGGCGTGGCCAAAAAGGTGCTTCTGCGTTTGAATCCTCCGCCCATTGGGGCAGTTACCACACTGGCAACTATTGGCGTCTCGGTTGCGGCATTGGCGGTGGGAGGAACTTTTGCGCTTTTGGGGCAAAAGGAGGTGACGCATTACAACAGTGGAGCAGGGCAAGGGGATGGATTCTATTCTGGCGAAGGCTTGAATCCATTTCATGATGCACAAAGCAAGGCTGAGAGTTATGTGATGGTAGGCAATATCGGCTTGATCGCTGGAGGAGCGCTGGCGTTAACCTCTGCGGTGATGAGCCTGTTCACCGACTGGGCGCTGCTTAGTGAGGGTGACGATAATGAAGAATAGCAGATTTCAGCTAAGTTATCTTATGGGTGTATTGGCCGTGCTGTGTGTCACTTCCGCATGTACCGCTGACTTAAAAATTCCCGATGGCATTGTGCTGTCTTGCGAGGATAATTCAGAATGCCCAGCCGGCGCTGAGTGTAAAGTAAGCGATGATGGCACGGCCAGGGTATGTGTAACCGATGGTGAGCCTTTTTGCGGCAATGGTGTGCAAGAAGCAGGGGAGACCTGCGATGATGGCGATGACAACACCCTTGAGTATGGCTTAGCTGGCCGATGTAATCCCGGCTGCGACGGTTATGCCCCTCACTGTGGTGATGATATCGAAAACGGAGGTGAGTCTTGTGACCAAGGAGCAGCCAACACCGATGCTTATGGCACAGAGGGCAGCTGCAATTTAGAGTGCAATGGCCTTGCCCCTCACTGCGGCGATGCCATCGTAAATGGTGGTGAGGTTTGTGATTTAGGTACAGACAACAACACCGACACCTATGGCGGACCCAACCGCTGCAACAAAGCTTGCACAGGTTTTGCCTCCCACTGCGGAGACAACATTCAAGACGCTACGGAAGCTTGCGACGACGGCAATGTGCTAGGCGATGATTACTGCGCACCTGACTGCTCGGCTGTTACCACCGTGTGTGGTGATGGCATTGTGGCGGGGAATGAGGTCTGCGACAACGGCCCAAGCAACGCTGAAGGTTATTTTCCTGGCACCACCGCGCAATGCAACTCTACTTGCACTGGCATTCGGCCTTATTGCGGCGATGGCAACCGCACCGATGATGAAGTGTGTGACAGCGGTACCGAGAATGTAGATGCTGAGAGTTACAGCGAAAACCCAAGCTGCACCGCCAGTTGTGATGGATTTAACAAGCACTGCGGTGACGAAGAAGTGACGGATGGGGAAGCGTGTGATGAGGGTAATTTGAACAGTGAGCAATATGAATATTTCCAGCATTGCAACAGCACATGCTCTGGGAATTATCCTGCATATTGTGGCGACGGTATTGCGCAAACCAACCTTGGCGAAACCTGCGATGATGGCAACGCAAGTTTAACAGACGCTTGCCCCAGTGGACGAAATGGTACTTGCATAACAGCTTTTTGCGGTGATGGTTTTATTCATGAAAACACTGAGGCATGTGAATTAGGTGAAATCTATTCTTGCCAAGATGTTTACGAAGGCTTTGAAGTAACAAGTTCTGTGTGCCCAGGCGATTGCCAGTATTTTTCCACTGGATGTGTCATTTCATCAGACTTTGCGCTTGAAAACATGGTGGTTGTGCCGGCTGGTAATTTTTGGATGGGCTGCAATGAAGCAGTGGATGATCAATGCCAAGATGATGAATCACCTTACCACGAGGTGTATTTAGATGCGTTTTACATTGATATCACAGAAGTAACGGCTGGTGATTATAAAGTATGTGTGGATGCCGGTGTGTGTGAATACAATGGAGGAACTGAAGCTTCTTATACATATAATAACAACTTGGAAAATCATCCCATCAATTTTGTAGATTGGAATGAAGCGAAAAGTTATTGTGAATGGCTTGGTAAGCGGCTTCCCACGGAGGCTGAGTGGGAAAAAG encodes the following:
- a CDS encoding SUMF1/EgtB/PvdO family nonheme iron enzyme codes for the protein MKNSRFQLSYLMGVLAVLCVTSACTADLKIPDGIVLSCEDNSECPAGAECKVSDDGTARVCVTDGEPFCGNGVQEAGETCDDGDDNTLEYGLAGRCNPGCDGYAPHCGDDIENGGESCDQGAANTDAYGTEGSCNLECNGLAPHCGDAIVNGGEVCDLGTDNNTDTYGGPNRCNKACTGFASHCGDNIQDATEACDDGNVLGDDYCAPDCSAVTTVCGDGIVAGNEVCDNGPSNAEGYFPGTTAQCNSTCTGIRPYCGDGNRTDDEVCDSGTENVDAESYSENPSCTASCDGFNKHCGDEEVTDGEACDEGNLNSEQYEYFQHCNSTCSGNYPAYCGDGIAQTNLGETCDDGNASLTDACPSGRNGTCITAFCGDGFIHENTEACELGEIYSCQDVYEGFEVTSSVCPGDCQYFSTGCVISSDFALENMVVVPAGNFWMGCNEAVDDQCQDDESPYHEVYLDAFYIDITEVTAGDYKVCVDAGVCEYNGGTEASYTYNNNLENHPINFVDWNEAKSYCEWLGKRLPTEAEWEKAARGTDGRKYPWGNEGPTCDLAWLEDCPGETQPVGSLSAGASPYGALDMAGNVLEYAADRYISDYYEQTPAEGWVNPEGPLSGSSDRVMRGGSFARYTDQLRTSYREYSPGARYPDQGFRCAL